ACTCGTCGCATCACCCTGACCCGGACGACCATCACCGGTGATGAACACGGCCACGCCATTCTTCCCGTCAAGCCACTTGGCTAGACTCTCCTCACTAACAGTCACTTTGACGTCACTATCAGACTCCGGCACTACGCCCGCGATATTCGGGAAAGCATCCACCACGCGCTCGCGGAGGTTGACGCCGAATTCGAGTTCATCGAAAAGCTCTGCAATCGTGGCTGCCTCCACGGGCTTGAAAGCCAAGTCTTGCGGACCGACTTCTAAGTCCATGTCGGTGATCATCTGCGTCAAGGTGCGGTTCAGGCGCACCTGCTCAATACGCTCACGCAGGTTCTCACCCACCACGCCCTTAATGGCATCCGCATTGTCCAGCAGGTTGTCCAGATCGTTGTACTGCAAAATCCACTTCAACGCGGTTTTCTCACCCACCTTCGGCACGCCCGGCAGGTTATCTGAGCTATCACCGCGCAGCGCCGCATAATCCGGGTACTGCTCAGGGGTCAGCCCGTACTTCTCCTCCACTGCGGCCGGGGTAAAGCGGTGCAGCTTGGATACGCCCTGCATGGGATAGAGCACGGTGGTGGAGTCATTGACCAACTGCAGATAATCGCGGTCACCGGTGACAATCAAGGTGTCAAAGCCAGCCATGTCACTGGCCTGGGTGGCCAAAGTTGCCAGAATGTCATCGGCCTCGAAGTTCTCCCGCGACAAGGTGGTAATACCCGCCTTGTCCAGGATGTCGCGAATGATGGTCACCTGGCCTTTAAACTCTTCCGGCGCCGATTCACGCTGCGCCTTGTATTCCGGGAACATGTCCGTGCGGAAAGTCTTGCGGCCCACGTCGAAGGCAACGGCGATGGAGTCTGGCTTTTCCTCGCCTACCAGCGAAGCCATCATGGACATGAAGCCATACACAGCATTGGTGTGCTGCCCGCCCGAGGTTGAGAACTTATCTACCGGCAGGGCGTAGAAGGCGCGAAAGGCCATGGAATGGCCGTCAATGAGAAGTAGCTTTGAAGTCACGTCTACCAGTGTAGGCATGGTGATTTTAATTTTGCGAACTACTTACGCTACTATCTCTTTGTGCGCCCCTGTAGCCCAATTGGCAGAGGCAACGGATTCAAAACCCGTCCAGTGTGAGTTCGAGTCTCACCAGGGGCACAACTTCGACACCCCGCTTATCAGTTCTTTTACTGGTGGCGGGGTGTTGTGCATTCCCCAAGACATAAGGAAACCAGCTATCCCACCCTGGAGGACTTGTCGCCGGTAACTGTTTCAGTTCTAAGCCGCGTAAATGAAGGATTTCAATCTCGACTTTTCATGGGCTTGGAAATTGAACATCTCTTCAGAAGCTGGATTTAGATGTCTATGTCGAAGTCATCGATTTCGAGGGAGCCGTCGCCGGCTGCGATTGCAGTGAGGCGTGCGATGTCGATGGCGGTGTTTGTGGTGCCGCGTTTCCAGTAGCCGAAGACTTGCATGTTTTCGGGCGTGATGCCGAGGTCGTGTTTGCAGCGGCGGCGGATTTCGCGGATATCGTCGCGTTCGCTGGAGGCCCAGACACTCGCGGTAGCGGGAACGTCGAGAGCGGCGAAGGCTTCAGACAGTGTTGTGTCTACGCGCTGCAGTTCCACGTTGCGGCCGGTGAGTTCTGCTTGGACGATGGCGAATTCATCGGCTGGCACGGCGGCGATGAGGTGGGTTGGGCCGTCGAAGTTCATGGTGCGCAGTATGCGTGCGGCAGCGGGTAGCGCGGAGGAGTCGGCGAGCAGAATGCGCGAGGGGGCATCGGTGGGCACGCGGGGTGGGCGCGGGCCGACAATGGCTATCTCATCGCCGATGGCAAGAGAGTTCAGCCATCGCATGGCGGCAGAGCTTTCACCCTGTTTGACTATGTCCACCTCAATCAACCGGCGGTCCACGTCGACTTCAGCGAGCGTGTAAACCCGCGAGGTCGCAGTTGGCGCGCACGGGATGCCGGCAAATTCCACGGGCTGCTCCCCCAGCGAGATACGGATGGTGGGATTAGGCAGCGCCCAGGCGGCAAAGTCATTATCACCGGAGACCGTGCCAGCGACGCGCACTAGATCCTCGGTGCGTTGTTCAATCCCGGTGATGGTCCAGCAGCGGTCATCAATCCCCTGCTTATGTTGTGGACTGTTGAGCACCCCGATGAGTTGTTCCGGATTTATACTGTTCCCCTTTGCAAGTTATGGCAAGCCTTACCTTAATGAATTGCCTCGGGGAACGCAGCAGTCTATTTGCTCACATACGCGCCGATGGCAGCGACGCAGGCGCGTACGCCGGTGACAAGGGTGGGGTCTTCGACAGGCAGAAAGCGCGGCGAGTGGTTCTTGGCGGGGTTGTCATCGCCAGCAGCGGCACCGCCGAAGAACCAGAACATGCTGGGCACGTCGATGGCTTCAGCGAGGTGGCCAAAGTCCTCAGAGCCCATGAGCGGTGGGGTTTCGATGACGTTGGCATCGCCAAGCTCTGCGCGAAGTGCTGCGGCAACCTTGGCGCCCTCTTCGGCGTCGTTTTTGAGCTGCGGGAAGGTGTACATCTCTTCGATGTCTGGCTGGGGCGCGCCGGAAGCTTCGGCCTCGGCGTTGACAATGCGGGTAATCGAGGCCAGCACGTGCTCGCGCACATCCGGGGTCAGGGTGCGGATGTTGAGCTTGAGCTCCGCGCGGTCTGGGATGATGTTCTCCTTCAGCCCGGCATTGAAAGTGCCCACGGTGACCACGGCGGAGTCGAGCGGCGCGATTTCGCGGC
This region of Corynebacterium casei LMG S-19264 genomic DNA includes:
- a CDS encoding siderophore-interacting protein, translated to MLNSPQHKQGIDDRCWTITGIEQRTEDLVRVAGTVSGDNDFAAWALPNPTIRISLGEQPVEFAGIPCAPTATSRVYTLAEVDVDRRLIEVDIVKQGESSAAMRWLNSLAIGDEIAIVGPRPPRVPTDAPSRILLADSSALPAAARILRTMNFDGPTHLIAAVPADEFAIVQAELTGRNVELQRVDTTLSEAFAALDVPATASVWASSERDDIREIRRRCKHDLGITPENMQVFGYWKRGTTNTAIDIARLTAIAAGDGSLEIDDFDIDI